A portion of the Pseudomonas protegens CHA0 genome contains these proteins:
- a CDS encoding Hsp20 family protein gives MSTAFSLAPLFRSSVGFDRFNDLFESALRNEPGSSYPPYNVEKHADDQYRIVIAAAGFQEEDLELQVEKGVLTVSGGKRDANESVTYLHQGIAQRAFKLSFRLADHIEVKAAALSNGLLNIDLLRVVPEEAKAKRIPINGAQQAALQH, from the coding sequence ATGAGTACTGCATTTTCCTTGGCTCCACTGTTCCGTTCCTCTGTCGGCTTCGACCGTTTCAATGATCTGTTCGAGTCGGCACTGCGCAACGAACCAGGCAGCAGCTACCCACCCTACAATGTTGAGAAACACGCTGACGATCAATACCGCATCGTCATTGCCGCCGCCGGTTTCCAGGAAGAAGACCTGGAACTGCAAGTGGAAAAAGGCGTGTTGACCGTGAGCGGTGGCAAGCGCGATGCCAATGAAAGCGTCACTTACCTGCACCAGGGCATTGCCCAGCGTGCATTCAAGCTGTCCTTCCGCCTGGCCGACCATATCGAGGTCAAGGCCGCGGCCCTGAGCAACGGTCTGTTGAATATCGACCTGCTGCGGGTTGTGCCGGAAGAGGCCAAAGCCAAGCGCATCCCGATCAACGGTGCGCAGCAGGCGGCTCTGCAACACTAA
- a CDS encoding EAL domain-containing protein, with translation MPKPADRIPPLPRIHAVDPRESEQSWENAPQLLAALNGARLGAWYWDIESGQISWSRGTQALFGFDPRQPLPENLEYLDLLPIEDRARTIRAFHSVLAGAPLEHAMHHRIRWPDGSLHWLEINGSVLPDKHGKPRMIGVIREITHQRQREEALSSSEKRFATLFHLCPNTVLLTRLEDGLISEANQYFESQFGWPAEHVIGRTTLEIGLWVNPEQRAQLIKAVQKKGQAASLEVQFRASNGQIHDGILSAQKVELEGKAYLLSTFLDTSERKRSEQALKDSQERLDLALDSAQLGTWDWHIPSGMLYGSARAAQLHGLEPIPFHESFDAFFEGVPTEERNSMRDAYRSLREGPAGNYQLTYRVQLEDGSSRYLESRARLYRDEQGSPLRMAGTLLDITEQVEREQRLITSEEKFASLFQVSPDPICVTLLETGQFIEINSSFTQTFGWTLDEVLNRSAEQIGLWEDAAPRLRRIEQVIREQALNNVAVVVHHKNGQPLTCIISSRLITVDKQPCIVTNLRDITQQQRSEAALKASEEKFAKAFHSSPDAISITERDTGRYLEVNDGFCRLTGHRNDEVIGRTMYQIGIWAEEAQLSTLLAELQIKGRVHHLEMLGRNKRGEILTLEVSVEPITLNETPCLLMTARDVSLLKNAQAQIRHLAYHDPLTNLPNRALLMDRLSQQIALLKRHNLRGALLFLDLDHFKHINDSLGHPVGDTVLKIITARLEASVRMEDTVARLGGDEFVVLLSGLEGTRNEVSEQVRQLADTLRELLSEPMFLDGQRLQVTPSIGVALIPDHGSTPTDLLKRADIALYRAKDSGRNTTQMFHNTMQKAASERLRMETDLRLALSRGEFSVHFQPQVDARDNRIVGAEALVRWQHPELGAQSPTEFIKVLEDSGLILEVGTWILDEACLAFSQLIDQKLVDPQHFSLCVNISPRQFRQTDFVERVEHSLHAYALPSSLLKLEITEGIVIQNLEDTINKMRRLKKLGVSFAMDDFGTGYSSLTYLKRLPVDTLKIDQSFVRDATHDPNDAEIIRAIVAMARSLNLKVIAEGVETPQQLEFLQGLECHLYQGFLHSRPLPLSEFKKLLE, from the coding sequence ATGCCCAAACCCGCTGACCGTATTCCGCCCTTGCCGCGTATCCATGCTGTCGACCCCCGGGAGTCGGAGCAAAGCTGGGAAAACGCACCGCAGCTGCTCGCCGCCCTCAATGGTGCGCGCCTGGGGGCCTGGTATTGGGATATTGAAAGCGGGCAGATCAGTTGGTCCCGGGGCACCCAGGCGCTGTTCGGCTTCGACCCGCGCCAGCCCTTGCCGGAAAACCTCGAATACCTCGACCTGCTGCCCATCGAGGACCGGGCCAGGACGATTCGCGCCTTTCATTCAGTGCTGGCCGGCGCGCCGCTGGAACACGCCATGCACCACCGCATCCGCTGGCCCGACGGCAGCCTGCACTGGCTGGAGATCAACGGCAGCGTGTTACCGGACAAGCACGGCAAGCCGCGAATGATCGGGGTGATCCGCGAGATCACCCACCAGCGCCAACGCGAAGAAGCCCTCAGCAGTTCGGAAAAGCGCTTTGCCACGCTGTTTCACCTGTGCCCCAACACCGTGCTGCTGACCCGCCTGGAAGATGGCCTGATCAGCGAGGCCAACCAGTACTTCGAAAGCCAGTTCGGCTGGCCCGCCGAGCACGTGATCGGCCGTACCACCCTGGAGATCGGCCTGTGGGTCAACCCCGAACAGCGCGCCCAACTGATCAAGGCGGTCCAGAAGAAGGGCCAGGCCGCCAGCCTCGAAGTGCAATTTCGCGCCAGCAACGGGCAGATCCATGACGGCATCCTCAGTGCCCAGAAGGTTGAACTGGAGGGCAAGGCCTACCTGCTCAGCACCTTTCTCGACACCAGCGAGCGCAAACGATCCGAACAGGCGCTCAAGGACAGCCAGGAACGCCTGGACCTGGCCCTGGATTCGGCGCAACTGGGCACCTGGGACTGGCACATTCCCAGCGGCATGCTCTACGGCTCGGCCCGCGCCGCGCAATTGCACGGCCTGGAACCCATCCCTTTCCATGAATCCTTCGACGCCTTCTTCGAAGGCGTACCCACCGAAGAGCGCAACTCCATGCGCGATGCCTACCGCAGCCTGCGCGAAGGGCCGGCGGGCAACTATCAACTGACCTACCGGGTGCAACTGGAGGACGGCAGCTCGCGCTACCTGGAAAGCCGCGCCCGCCTCTACCGCGACGAACAGGGCAGCCCGCTGCGCATGGCCGGCACTCTGCTGGACATCACCGAGCAGGTGGAACGGGAACAGCGCCTGATCACCTCCGAAGAGAAATTCGCCAGCCTGTTCCAGGTCAGCCCCGACCCGATCTGCGTGACCTTGCTGGAAACCGGTCAGTTCATCGAGATCAACTCCAGCTTCACCCAGACCTTCGGCTGGACCCTGGACGAAGTGCTCAACCGCAGCGCCGAACAGATCGGCCTATGGGAAGACGCGGCGCCGCGCCTGCGGCGCATCGAACAGGTGATTCGCGAACAGGCGCTGAATAATGTGGCAGTGGTGGTCCACCACAAGAACGGCCAGCCGCTGACCTGCATCATTTCCAGCCGCCTGATCACCGTGGACAAGCAGCCCTGCATCGTCACCAACCTGCGGGACATCACCCAGCAGCAGCGCTCGGAGGCAGCCCTCAAGGCCAGTGAAGAGAAGTTCGCCAAGGCCTTTCACTCCAGCCCTGACGCCATCAGCATCACCGAGCGCGACACGGGCCGCTATCTGGAAGTCAACGATGGTTTCTGCCGCCTGACCGGCCACCGCAACGACGAGGTGATCGGCCGCACCATGTACCAAATCGGCATCTGGGCCGAAGAAGCGCAACTCTCCACCTTGCTGGCGGAGCTCCAGATCAAGGGCCGGGTGCACCACCTGGAAATGCTCGGGCGCAACAAGCGCGGGGAAATCCTCACCCTGGAAGTCTCGGTGGAACCCATCACTCTCAACGAAACGCCCTGCCTGCTAATGACCGCCCGGGACGTCAGCCTGCTGAAGAACGCCCAGGCACAGATCCGCCACCTGGCTTACCACGACCCCCTGACCAACCTGCCCAACCGCGCCCTGCTGATGGACCGCCTGAGCCAGCAGATTGCCCTGCTCAAGCGTCATAACCTGCGCGGTGCCCTACTGTTTCTCGACCTCGATCACTTCAAGCACATCAACGATTCCCTGGGCCACCCGGTGGGCGACACCGTGTTGAAAATCATCACCGCCCGGCTCGAAGCCAGCGTGCGCATGGAAGACACCGTGGCACGCCTGGGCGGCGATGAGTTCGTGGTCCTGCTGAGTGGCCTTGAGGGCACGCGCAACGAAGTCAGCGAACAGGTCCGCCAGCTGGCCGACACCCTGCGCGAATTGCTGTCCGAACCGATGTTCCTCGATGGCCAGCGCCTGCAGGTCACCCCGAGCATCGGTGTGGCACTGATTCCCGACCACGGCTCGACCCCCACCGACCTGCTCAAGCGCGCCGACATCGCCCTTTATCGGGCCAAGGATTCAGGGCGCAACACCACCCAGATGTTCCACAACACCATGCAAAAAGCCGCCAGCGAACGCCTGCGCATGGAAACCGACCTGCGCCTGGCCCTGTCCCGGGGCGAATTCAGCGTGCACTTCCAGCCCCAGGTGGACGCCCGCGACAACCGCATCGTCGGCGCCGAAGCCTTGGTGCGCTGGCAACACCCGGAGTTGGGCGCACAGTCGCCGACCGAGTTCATCAAGGTGCTGGAGGACAGCGGCCTGATCCTCGAAGTGGGCACCTGGATTCTCGACGAGGCCTGCCTGGCCTTCAGCCAGTTGATCGATCAGAAACTGGTGGATCCCCAGCACTTCAGCCTGTGCGTCAACATCAGCCCGCGGCAGTTCCGCCAGACCGACTTTGTCGAGCGGGTCGAACACAGCCTGCACGCCTACGCACTGCCCTCGAGCCTGCTGAAGCTGGAGATCACCGAAGGCATCGTGATCCAGAACCTGGAAGACACCATCAACAAGATGCGCCGGCTGAAGAAACTCGGAGTGAGCTTTGCCATGGACGACTTCGGCACCGGCTACTCGTCCCTGACCTACCTCAAGCGCTTGCCGGTGGACACCTTGAAGATCGACCAGTCCTTCGTCCGCGATGCGACCCACGACCCCAACGATGCGGAAATCATCCGGGCCATTGTCGCCATGGCCCGCAGCCTGAACCTCAAGGTCATCGCCGAAGGCGTGGAAACCCCGCAGCAGCTCGAATTCCTCCAGGGCCTGGAGTGCCACCTGTACCAGGGTTTCCTCCATAGCAGGCCGTTGCCGCTGAGCGAATTCAAGAAGCTGCTGGAATGA
- a CDS encoding LysR family transcriptional regulator, with protein sequence MDLANLNAFIAIAETGSFSGAGERLHLTQPAISKRIAGLEQQLNVRLFDRLGREIGLTEAGRALLPRAYQIINVLDDTRRALTNLTGEVSGRLTLATSHHIGLHRLPPLLRAFTRRYPQVALDIQFLDSEVAYEEILHGRAELAVITLAPEPHSLVKATAVWDDPLDFVAAPEHPLVSSGQVSLADIALHPAVFPGGNTFTHHIVQRLFEAQGLTPNIAMSTNYLETIKMMVSIGLAWSVLPRTMLDDQVARIPLPGIQLHRQLGYILHTERTLSNAARAFMALLDAQVDWPGNPA encoded by the coding sequence ATGGACCTGGCCAACCTCAACGCCTTTATAGCCATCGCCGAGACCGGCAGCTTTTCCGGCGCCGGCGAACGCCTGCACCTGACCCAGCCAGCCATCAGCAAACGCATCGCCGGCCTGGAGCAGCAACTCAACGTGCGGCTGTTCGACCGCCTGGGGCGGGAGATCGGCCTGACCGAGGCCGGGCGTGCCCTGCTACCCCGGGCCTACCAGATCATCAATGTGCTGGATGACACCCGCCGCGCCCTGACCAACCTCACCGGCGAAGTCAGTGGCCGCCTGACCCTGGCCACCAGCCATCACATTGGCCTGCACCGCCTGCCGCCATTGCTGCGGGCCTTCACCCGGCGCTACCCGCAAGTGGCCCTGGACATCCAGTTCCTCGACTCCGAAGTGGCCTACGAGGAAATCCTCCATGGCCGCGCCGAACTGGCAGTGATCACCCTGGCCCCCGAGCCCCACTCCCTGGTCAAGGCCACTGCGGTCTGGGACGACCCGCTGGACTTCGTCGCCGCGCCGGAACACCCGCTGGTCAGCAGCGGCCAGGTGAGCCTGGCGGATATTGCCCTGCATCCCGCAGTTTTCCCCGGCGGCAATACCTTTACCCACCATATTGTCCAACGCCTGTTTGAAGCCCAGGGCCTGACGCCTAACATCGCCATGAGTACTAACTATCTGGAAACTATAAAGATGATGGTGTCCATCGGCCTGGCCTGGAGCGTGCTGCCACGCACCATGCTCGACGACCAGGTGGCGCGCATTCCTTTACCGGGCATACAGCTGCACCGCCAGCTAGGCTATATCCTGCATACCGAACGGACACTTTCGAACGCTGCGCGGGCTTTCATGGCCTTACTGGATGCACAAGTCGATTGGCCAGGGAACCCGGCATAA
- the leuC gene encoding 3-isopropylmalate dehydratase large subunit, with translation MAGKTLYDKLWDSHLVKQRDDGSALIYIDRHIIHEVTSPQAFEGLRLAGRKPWRIDANIATPDHNVPTTPERKGGIEAIADQVSRLQVQTLDDNCDEYGIVEFKMNDVRQGIVHVIGPEQGATLPGMTVVCGDSHTSTHGAFGALAHGIGTSEVEHVLATQCLVAKKMKNMLVRVEGTLPFGVTAKDIVLAVIGKIGTAGGNGHAIEFAGSAIRELSVEGRMTICNMSIEAGARVGLVAADEKTVAYVKGRPFAPKGAEWDLAVEAWKDLVSDADAKFDTVVELDAAQIKPQVSWGTSPEMVLAVDQNVPDPAKEMDLVKRDSIVRALKYMGLSANQAITDIQLDRVFIGSCTNSRIEDLRAAAVIAKGRKVASTIKQAIVVPGSGLVKAQAESEGLDKIFLEAGFEWREPGCSMCLAMNPDRLESGEHCASTSNRNFEGRQGAGGRTHLVSPAMAAAAAVSGRFVDVRELI, from the coding sequence ATGGCCGGCAAGACGCTCTACGACAAGCTCTGGGATTCGCATTTGGTCAAGCAGCGCGACGATGGTTCGGCGCTGATCTATATCGATCGTCACATCATCCACGAAGTGACCTCGCCGCAAGCCTTCGAAGGCCTGCGTCTGGCCGGGCGCAAGCCATGGCGCATCGATGCCAACATCGCTACCCCGGACCACAACGTACCGACCACGCCGGAGCGCAAGGGCGGGATCGAAGCGATCGCCGACCAGGTTTCCCGCCTCCAGGTGCAGACCCTCGACGACAACTGCGATGAATACGGCATTGTCGAATTCAAGATGAACGACGTGCGCCAGGGCATCGTCCACGTGATCGGCCCGGAGCAGGGCGCCACCTTGCCGGGCATGACCGTGGTCTGTGGTGACTCCCACACCTCGACCCACGGTGCTTTCGGCGCCCTGGCCCATGGCATCGGCACCTCCGAGGTGGAGCACGTCCTTGCCACCCAGTGCCTGGTGGCCAAGAAAATGAAGAACATGCTGGTGCGCGTGGAAGGCACCTTGCCTTTCGGCGTGACCGCCAAGGACATCGTCCTGGCCGTGATCGGCAAGATCGGCACCGCCGGCGGTAACGGCCATGCCATCGAGTTCGCCGGTAGCGCGATTCGCGAGCTGTCCGTCGAAGGCCGCATGACCATCTGCAACATGTCCATCGAAGCCGGTGCCCGTGTCGGCCTGGTGGCGGCGGACGAAAAGACCGTGGCATACGTCAAGGGACGTCCGTTCGCCCCCAAGGGCGCCGAATGGGACTTGGCCGTCGAGGCCTGGAAGGACCTGGTGTCCGATGCCGACGCCAAGTTCGATACCGTGGTCGAGCTCGATGCCGCACAGATCAAGCCGCAGGTCAGCTGGGGCACGTCCCCGGAAATGGTCCTGGCGGTGGATCAGAACGTACCGGACCCGGCCAAGGAAATGGATCTGGTCAAGCGCGACTCCATCGTCCGCGCCTTGAAGTACATGGGCTTGAGCGCCAATCAGGCGATCACCGACATTCAGTTGGACCGCGTCTTCATCGGCTCCTGCACCAACTCGCGGATCGAAGACTTGCGCGCCGCCGCGGTCATCGCCAAGGGCCGCAAAGTGGCTTCCACCATCAAGCAGGCGATCGTGGTGCCGGGCTCGGGCCTGGTCAAGGCGCAGGCCGAATCTGAAGGCCTGGACAAGATCTTCCTCGAAGCCGGTTTCGAATGGCGTGAGCCGGGCTGCTCGATGTGCCTGGCGATGAACCCGGACCGCTTGGAGTCCGGCGAGCATTGCGCCTCGACCTCGAACCGCAACTTCGAAGGGCGCCAGGGTGCCGGTGGGCGTACCCACCTGGTCAGCCCGGCCATGGCCGCCGCCGCCGCTGTCAGCGGTCGTTTCGTCGACGTCCGTGAATTGATCTAA
- the leuD gene encoding 3-isopropylmalate dehydratase small subunit — protein sequence MKAFTQHNGLVAPLDRANVDTDQIIPKQFLKSIKRTGFGPNLFDEWRYLDVGQPYQDNSKRPLNKDFVLNAERYQGASVLLARENFGCGSSREHAPWALEEYGFRSIIAPSYADIFFNNSFKNGLLPIILSDAEIDELFQQVEATPGYQLRIDLQAQTVTRPDGKVLKFEIDAFRKHCLLNGLDDIGLTLQDGDAIAAFEAKHRASQPWLFRDA from the coding sequence ATGAAAGCTTTCACTCAGCACAATGGTTTGGTCGCGCCTCTGGATCGTGCCAACGTCGACACCGACCAGATCATCCCCAAGCAGTTTCTCAAGTCGATCAAGCGCACCGGCTTTGGCCCCAACCTGTTCGACGAATGGCGCTACCTGGACGTGGGCCAGCCCTACCAGGACAACTCCAAGCGCCCGTTGAACAAGGATTTCGTGCTCAACGCCGAGCGTTACCAGGGTGCCAGCGTGTTGCTGGCCCGGGAAAACTTCGGTTGCGGCTCCAGCCGCGAGCACGCGCCGTGGGCCCTGGAGGAGTACGGTTTTCGCAGCATCATCGCGCCCAGCTACGCCGACATCTTCTTCAACAACAGCTTCAAGAACGGCTTGCTGCCGATCATCCTGAGCGACGCTGAAATCGACGAGCTGTTCCAGCAGGTCGAGGCTACTCCGGGCTACCAGTTGCGCATCGACCTCCAAGCGCAGACCGTGACCCGCCCCGACGGCAAGGTGCTGAAGTTCGAGATCGATGCCTTCCGCAAGCATTGCCTGCTCAACGGTCTGGACGACATCGGCCTGACCCTGCAGGACGGCGACGCCATCGCCGCCTTCGAGGCCAAGCATCGCGCCAGCCAGCCCTGGCTGTTCCGCGACGCCTGA
- a CDS encoding class I SAM-dependent methyltransferase, translating into MTSNAHSQVVQKQFGEQASAYLSSTVHAQGAEFALLQAEVAGKGTARLLDLGCGAGHVSFHVAPQVREVVAYDLSQQMLDVVAGAAQERGLGNIRTVLGAAERLPFADGEFDFVFSRYSAHHWSDLGLALREVRRVLKPGGVAAFIDVLSPGSPLLDTYLQSVEVLRDTSHVRDYSAGEWLRQVSEAGLHTRSTSRQRLRLEYSSWVERMRTPEPLRVAIRQLQQAMGNEVREYFEIAADGSFSTDVLVLWAER; encoded by the coding sequence ATGACCAGCAACGCCCACAGCCAGGTAGTACAGAAGCAATTTGGCGAGCAGGCTTCGGCTTACCTGAGCAGCACCGTGCACGCTCAGGGTGCCGAATTCGCCTTGCTGCAGGCCGAGGTGGCAGGCAAGGGCACAGCCCGGCTCCTGGACCTGGGCTGCGGTGCCGGCCACGTCAGTTTTCATGTCGCGCCGCAGGTCAGGGAAGTGGTGGCCTACGACCTCTCCCAGCAGATGCTGGATGTGGTGGCAGGGGCGGCGCAGGAGCGCGGGCTGGGTAACATCCGCACCGTACTGGGCGCCGCCGAGCGCCTGCCGTTCGCCGATGGCGAGTTCGACTTCGTCTTCAGCCGTTACTCGGCCCACCATTGGAGCGACCTGGGCCTGGCCCTGCGGGAAGTGCGCCGGGTCCTGAAGCCGGGCGGCGTGGCGGCGTTCATCGATGTCTTGTCGCCGGGCAGTCCGCTGCTGGACACTTACCTGCAAAGCGTCGAAGTGCTGCGCGATACCAGCCATGTGCGCGATTATTCGGCGGGTGAATGGCTGCGCCAGGTCAGCGAGGCCGGCCTGCACACCCGCAGTACCAGCCGCCAGCGCCTGCGCCTGGAGTACAGCTCCTGGGTCGAGCGCATGCGCACTCCCGAGCCGTTGCGGGTGGCGATCCGCCAGTTGCAGCAGGCAATGGGTAACGAAGTGCGTGAATATTTTGAGATTGCGGCCGACGGTTCGTTCAGTACAGATGTACTGGTGCTGTGGGCCGAGCGATAG
- the leuB gene encoding 3-isopropylmalate dehydrogenase, giving the protein MSKQILILPGDGIGPEIMAEAVKVLELANDKYSLGFELSHDVIGGAAIDKHGVPLADETLDRARAADAVLLGAVGGPKWDKIERDIRPERGLLKIRAQLGLFGNLRPAILYPQLADASSLKPEIVSGLDILIVRELTGGIYFGAPRGTRELENGERQSYDTLPYSESEIRRIARVGFDMARVRGKKLCSVDKANVLASSQLWREVVEQVAKDYPDVELSHMYVDNAAMQLVRAPKQFDVIVTDNMFGDILSDEASMLTGSIGMLPSASLDANNKGMYEPCHGSAPDIAGQGIANPLATILSVSMMLRYSFNLTEAADAIEQAVSRVLDQGLRTGDIWSTGCTKVGTQEMGDAVVAALRNL; this is encoded by the coding sequence ATGAGCAAGCAGATTCTGATTCTCCCCGGTGACGGTATTGGCCCGGAAATCATGGCCGAGGCGGTCAAGGTCCTGGAATTGGCCAACGACAAGTACAGCCTGGGCTTCGAGCTGAGCCACGACGTGATCGGCGGTGCGGCCATCGACAAGCACGGTGTGCCCCTGGCCGATGAGACCCTGGATCGTGCCCGTGCCGCCGATGCGGTGCTGCTGGGCGCCGTGGGCGGCCCGAAGTGGGACAAGATCGAGCGTGACATCCGCCCTGAGCGCGGCCTGCTGAAGATTCGTGCGCAACTGGGCCTGTTCGGCAACCTGCGTCCGGCGATCCTCTACCCGCAATTGGCCGATGCTTCGAGCCTGAAACCGGAAATCGTCTCCGGCCTGGACATCCTCATCGTTCGCGAGCTGACCGGCGGCATCTACTTCGGCGCGCCACGGGGCACCCGCGAACTGGAAAACGGCGAACGCCAGTCCTACGACACCCTGCCGTACAGCGAGAGTGAAATCCGCCGTATTGCCCGGGTCGGCTTCGACATGGCCCGCGTGCGCGGCAAGAAGCTGTGCTCGGTGGACAAGGCCAACGTCCTGGCGTCCAGCCAACTGTGGCGTGAAGTGGTCGAGCAAGTGGCCAAGGACTACCCGGATGTCGAGTTGAGCCACATGTACGTGGACAACGCCGCCATGCAACTGGTGCGTGCGCCGAAGCAGTTCGATGTGATCGTCACCGACAACATGTTCGGCGATATTCTTTCCGACGAAGCCTCGATGCTCACCGGTTCCATCGGCATGCTGCCGTCGGCGTCCCTGGACGCCAACAACAAGGGCATGTACGAGCCATGCCACGGTTCGGCGCCGGACATCGCCGGGCAGGGCATTGCCAACCCGCTGGCGACCATCCTCTCGGTGTCGATGATGTTGCGCTACAGCTTCAACCTGACCGAGGCCGCGGACGCCATCGAGCAGGCCGTGAGCCGGGTCCTGGACCAGGGTTTGCGCACCGGCGACATCTGGTCGACCGGTTGTACCAAAGTCGGTACGCAGGAAATGGGCGATGCAGTAGTCGCCGCGCTGCGGAATCTGTAA
- the asd gene encoding aspartate-semialdehyde dehydrogenase produces MKRVGLIGWRGMVGSVLMQRMLEEQDFDLIEPVFFTTSNVGGQGPSVGKDIAPLKDAYSIEELKTLDVILTCQGGDYTSEVFPKLREAGWQGYWIDAASSLRMEDDAVIILDPVNRKVIDQQLDAGTKNYIGGNCTVSLMLMGLGGLFEAGLVEWMSAMTYQAASGAGAQNMRELIKQMGATHAAVADELANPASAILDIDRKVAEAMRSDAYPTENFGVPLAGSLIPWIDKELPNGQSREEWKAQAETNKILGRFKSPIPVDGICVRIGAMRCHSQALTIKLNKDVPIADIEGLISQHNPWVKLVPNQRDISMQELSPTKVTGTLNIPVGRLRKLNMGSQFLGAFTVGDQLLWGAAEPLRRMLRILLER; encoded by the coding sequence ATGAAACGTGTAGGTCTGATCGGTTGGCGCGGTATGGTCGGTTCCGTGCTCATGCAGCGGATGCTGGAAGAGCAGGACTTCGATCTTATTGAACCGGTGTTTTTCACCACTTCCAATGTCGGTGGCCAGGGGCCGTCGGTGGGCAAGGATATTGCTCCGCTGAAGGACGCCTACAGCATTGAAGAGTTGAAAACCCTCGACGTGATTCTGACCTGCCAGGGTGGCGACTACACCAGCGAAGTCTTCCCCAAGCTGCGCGAAGCGGGCTGGCAGGGCTACTGGATCGATGCCGCATCCAGCCTGCGCATGGAAGATGACGCGGTGATCATCCTCGATCCGGTGAACCGCAAGGTCATTGACCAGCAGCTGGATGCGGGCACCAAGAACTACATCGGCGGCAACTGCACCGTCAGCCTGATGCTGATGGGCCTGGGCGGCCTGTTCGAAGCCGGCCTGGTGGAGTGGATGAGCGCCATGACCTATCAGGCCGCCTCCGGCGCCGGCGCGCAGAACATGCGCGAGCTGATCAAGCAGATGGGCGCCACCCACGCTGCCGTCGCTGATGAACTGGCCAACCCGGCCAGTGCCATCCTCGACATCGATCGCAAGGTGGCCGAGGCCATGCGCAGCGATGCCTACCCGACCGAGAACTTCGGCGTGCCGCTGGCCGGTAGCCTGATTCCATGGATCGACAAGGAACTGCCCAACGGCCAGAGCCGTGAAGAGTGGAAGGCCCAGGCCGAGACCAACAAGATCCTCGGTCGCTTCAAGAGCCCGATCCCGGTGGACGGCATCTGCGTGCGCATCGGCGCCATGCGCTGCCACAGCCAGGCGCTGACCATCAAGCTCAACAAGGATGTGCCGATCGCCGATATCGAAGGGCTGATCAGCCAGCACAACCCTTGGGTCAAGCTGGTGCCGAACCAGCGTGATATCAGCATGCAGGAGCTGAGCCCGACCAAGGTCACCGGCACCCTGAACATTCCGGTGGGCCGCCTGCGCAAGCTGAACATGGGCTCGCAGTTCCTGGGCGCCTTCACTGTCGGCGACCAGTTGCTGTGGGGGGCGGCCGAGCCGCTGCGCCGCATGCTGCGGATCCTGCTGGAGCGTTGA
- a CDS encoding aspartate-semialdehyde dehydrogenase → MTPSLDIAVIGATGTVGETLVQILEERDFPVANLHLLASSESAGHSVPFRGKNVRVREVDEFDFSKVQLAFFAAGPAVTLSFAPRATAANCAVIDLSGALPSAQAPNVVPEANAQVLAGLKKPLQLSSPSASATALAVALAPLQGLLDIQRVSLAASLAISSQGREAVSELARQTAELLNVRPMEPRFFDRQVAFNLLAQVGTPDAQGHTLLEKRLVRELREVLGQPLLKISVTCIQAPVFFGDSYSVTLQSGSAVDLAAVNAALEAAPGLELVEAGDYPTAVGDAVGQDVVYVGRVRSGVDDPTELNLWLTSDNVRKGAALNAVQLAELLIKDLL, encoded by the coding sequence ATGACTCCTTCCCTTGATATTGCCGTGATCGGTGCCACCGGTACTGTCGGCGAAACCCTGGTGCAGATTCTGGAAGAACGTGACTTCCCCGTTGCCAACCTGCACCTGCTGGCCAGTAGCGAGTCGGCCGGTCATTCGGTGCCGTTCCGCGGCAAGAACGTGCGGGTGCGTGAAGTCGACGAGTTCGATTTCAGCAAGGTCCAGCTGGCGTTCTTCGCGGCCGGCCCGGCGGTGACCCTGAGTTTTGCCCCGCGTGCCACGGCGGCCAACTGCGCGGTGATCGATCTTTCCGGTGCCTTGCCTTCGGCCCAGGCGCCCAATGTCGTTCCCGAAGCCAATGCCCAGGTGCTGGCCGGCTTGAAAAAACCATTGCAACTGAGCAGCCCGAGCGCTTCGGCTACCGCCCTGGCCGTGGCGCTGGCGCCGTTGCAAGGCTTGCTGGACATCCAGCGGGTCAGCCTGGCCGCCAGCCTGGCGATCTCCAGCCAGGGTCGTGAGGCCGTCAGCGAACTGGCCCGGCAGACGGCCGAACTGTTGAATGTGCGCCCCATGGAGCCACGCTTTTTCGATCGGCAAGTGGCCTTCAACCTGCTGGCCCAGGTCGGCACTCCAGACGCCCAGGGCCATACCCTGCTGGAAAAGCGCCTGGTCCGGGAGTTGCGCGAGGTGCTGGGGCAGCCTTTATTAAAGATTTCTGTCACTTGCATTCAAGCGCCGGTATTTTTTGGCGATAGCTATAGCGTGACTCTGCAGTCAGGCAGCGCCGTTGACCTGGCGGCAGTCAATGCGGCGCTGGAAGCGGCCCCCGGCCTGGAGCTGGTGGAGGCGGGCGACTATCCGACTGCCGTGGGTGACGCCGTGGGCCAGGATGTTGTCTATGTGGGGCGGGTTCGTTCCGGGGTCGACGACCCGACGGAACTGAATCTGTGGCTGACCTCGGATAACGTACGCAAAGGTGCGGCCTTGAACGCTGTGCAGCTGGCTGAATTGTTGATAAAAGACCTGCTGTAA